The Sphingomonas sanxanigenens DSM 19645 = NX02 genome includes a region encoding these proteins:
- a CDS encoding peroxiredoxin — protein MTITSGETLPTIAVTKVTPSGAEATDTHSYFAGRRIALFSVPGAFTPTCSAKHLPGFIDKAAALKAKGIDEIACTAVNDAFVMAAWAKSANAGEAVTMLADGNGDFARAVGLVQDSSKFGMGERGRRYSMIVNDGVVEVLNVETPGEFNVSSADYMLGQLER, from the coding sequence ATGACGATCACCAGCGGCGAGACGCTGCCCACCATCGCTGTTACCAAGGTGACACCCTCCGGCGCCGAGGCCACTGACACCCACAGCTATTTCGCCGGACGGCGCATCGCGCTGTTTTCCGTACCCGGCGCCTTTACCCCCACCTGCTCCGCCAAGCATCTGCCCGGCTTCATCGACAAGGCCGCGGCGCTGAAGGCCAAGGGGATCGACGAAATCGCCTGCACCGCCGTCAACGACGCCTTCGTGATGGCCGCCTGGGCGAAATCGGCGAACGCGGGCGAGGCGGTGACGATGCTCGCCGATGGCAATGGCGACTTCGCGCGCGCGGTCGGACTGGTGCAGGACAGCAGCAAGTTCGGCATGGGCGAGCGCGGCCGCCGCTATTCGATGATCGTCAACGACGGCGTCGTCGAGGTGCTGAACGTCGAGACGCCGGGCGAATTCAATGTGAGCTCGGCGGATTACATGCTGGGGCAGCTGGAGCGGTAA
- a CDS encoding YqgE/AlgH family protein, producing the protein MESPRFLTGQFLLAMPGIGDPRFEHSVIAMCAHDEKGALGIGIGHRVEGVGLHLLLNQFEIATDGVPDAPVHAGGPVEPQRGFVIHSRDWSGSESIDVAGRWALTATVDALRAIASGSGPSKWIVALGYAGWGEGQLDEEMRRHGWFVTPGTESLLWETRPEARWREGFSSAGIDSRLLAASAGQA; encoded by the coding sequence ATGGAGTCGCCTCGTTTCTTGACCGGCCAATTCCTGCTTGCGATGCCCGGGATCGGCGATCCCCGCTTCGAGCATTCGGTGATCGCGATGTGCGCGCATGACGAAAAGGGCGCGCTCGGCATCGGTATCGGCCACCGCGTGGAGGGCGTCGGCCTCCATCTGCTGCTCAACCAGTTCGAGATCGCGACCGACGGCGTGCCCGATGCGCCGGTCCATGCCGGCGGGCCGGTGGAGCCGCAGCGCGGTTTCGTGATCCACAGCCGGGACTGGTCCGGCAGCGAGAGCATCGACGTCGCCGGGCGCTGGGCGCTGACCGCCACCGTGGATGCGTTGCGCGCGATCGCATCGGGCTCGGGGCCCAGCAAATGGATCGTGGCACTGGGCTATGCCGGGTGGGGCGAGGGCCAGCTCGATGAGGAGATGCGGCGGCACGGCTGGTTCGTCACCCCGGGTACCGAGAGCCTGCTGTGGGAAACCCGCCCCGAGGCGCGCTGGCGCGAGGGCTTTTCCAGCGCCGGGATCGACTCGCGGCTGCTGGCGGCAAGCGCCGGCCAAGCCTGA
- a CDS encoding winged helix-turn-helix transcriptional regulator has protein sequence MDHTIHGRPYEQTEDGPRFRPCAPHGVLARLGDKWTILVLSHLAVASGHRLRFSELKHGIEGITQRMLTLTLRNLERDGLLNRHYFPEVPPRVEYELTDMGASMLPALEGFTSWIRENWPRMEACRQTFDKARE, from the coding sequence ATGGATCACACCATCCACGGCCGCCCTTACGAACAAACGGAAGACGGCCCGCGCTTCCGTCCCTGCGCGCCGCATGGCGTGCTCGCACGCCTCGGGGACAAATGGACGATCCTCGTCTTGTCGCATCTTGCCGTCGCCAGCGGGCACCGGCTCCGCTTCTCCGAGCTCAAGCATGGCATCGAGGGCATCACGCAGCGCATGCTGACGCTGACGCTCCGCAATCTGGAACGCGACGGGCTTCTCAATCGCCACTATTTTCCTGAAGTGCCGCCGCGCGTCGAATATGAGCTGACCGACATGGGCGCGAGCATGCTGCCCGCCCTGGAAGGCTTCACGTCGTGGATCAGGGAAAACTGGCCGCGCATGGAGGCCTGTCGGCAGACCTTCGACAAA
- a CDS encoding NmrA/HSCARG family protein, whose translation MSHSNQPIVVFGATGQQGGSVAKALLKAGWPVIAVVREPASAKSAALRDAGVELVQGSYSDTDAIRTAMRGAYGVFSVQQSAPSGEVSDEEEVRAGIMIADLAVACGIAHLVYSSGGAVRETPTGMSHFDTKMRIEAHIRALPIRATIVRPAAFIDMLVMPGFGLDRGQFNFFMRPDQSMQLLAVEDIGKFVEPVFADPVRFGGQTFEIASDSVTGNELEALFSQAAGRPIVYARFADDVLKESAFLARLTALMDDGLLAGNADLATLQDINPAMMSVREWLAGAGREPFLKALEAAGSWDYDRG comes from the coding sequence ATGTCGCACAGCAACCAGCCGATCGTCGTTTTCGGCGCAACCGGTCAGCAGGGTGGCTCCGTTGCCAAAGCGCTTCTGAAAGCGGGATGGCCGGTGATCGCCGTGGTGCGGGAACCCGCTTCCGCGAAGTCGGCCGCGCTGCGCGACGCGGGCGTCGAGCTCGTCCAGGGCAGCTATTCCGATACCGATGCGATCCGCACGGCGATGCGGGGCGCGTATGGCGTGTTCAGTGTTCAGCAGAGCGCGCCCAGTGGTGAGGTGAGCGACGAAGAGGAAGTGCGGGCCGGGATCATGATCGCCGATCTGGCCGTCGCGTGCGGCATTGCCCACCTGGTCTACAGTTCGGGCGGAGCCGTCAGAGAGACTCCCACCGGTATGAGCCATTTCGACACGAAAATGCGCATCGAAGCGCATATTCGTGCGCTGCCGATCAGGGCGACGATCGTGCGCCCCGCCGCTTTCATCGATATGCTCGTCATGCCGGGCTTTGGACTCGACCGGGGGCAATTCAATTTCTTCATGCGTCCCGATCAATCGATGCAGCTGCTGGCAGTCGAGGACATCGGCAAGTTCGTAGAGCCCGTCTTCGCAGACCCGGTCCGCTTCGGTGGCCAGACCTTCGAGATCGCCAGCGATTCCGTGACCGGCAATGAACTGGAGGCGCTGTTCAGTCAGGCCGCCGGGCGCCCGATCGTTTATGCGCGCTTCGCCGACGATGTGCTGAAAGAAAGCGCCTTTCTTGCTAGACTCACCGCGCTGATGGACGACGGCCTGCTCGCCGGAAATGCCGACCTGGCCACGCTGCAAGACATCAACCCCGCGATGATGTCCGTCCGGGAGTGGCTCGCCGGAGCCGGTCGCGAGCCTTTTCTCAAGGCACTGGAGGCCGCCGGCTCATGGGATTATGACCGGGGTTGA
- a CDS encoding AraC family transcriptional regulator codes for MSAARGPAYVSLMHGPDTFSLSPAVLSKLGIPIERLCARAGVATSNAWATSDFFRIWAAAEEEFHDPGAGLRFGDEGIARGYGVAAIVALHAPDFRSALAALSRYKSLTCPEVVEVEVKGAEAVVRYRWLQATGPAPRLLVDMTMASLRQLARRGTAGTVAPIRLELTRRPSDEALLRRHFDCPIVFGAAIDAMAFDRAALDVPFLTADGGAFAHVLDGLEQRVRDGEGFPAVVGEMRVAIARQLSEGGQPSVAAVAGRLKMSTRTLQRRLHGLGTSFQEQLAGVRRTTANRLLAATELDTVAIAMLVGFVEPNSFVRAFRRWERTTPTRWRDRLADDHRVSKGASS; via the coding sequence GTGTCGGCAGCGCGGGGGCCCGCCTATGTGTCGCTCATGCACGGCCCCGACACCTTTTCGCTGTCACCCGCTGTCCTGTCGAAGCTGGGCATCCCGATCGAACGCCTATGTGCTCGTGCGGGCGTGGCGACATCGAACGCGTGGGCGACGAGCGATTTCTTCCGGATCTGGGCGGCGGCCGAAGAGGAATTCCATGATCCCGGCGCGGGCCTTCGCTTTGGCGACGAAGGGATTGCGCGCGGGTATGGCGTCGCGGCGATCGTCGCCTTGCACGCGCCCGACTTTCGCAGCGCGCTCGCGGCACTCTCCCGATACAAAAGCCTGACCTGCCCCGAAGTCGTGGAGGTCGAGGTAAAGGGTGCCGAAGCCGTCGTTCGCTATCGCTGGCTTCAGGCGACGGGACCGGCGCCCCGCCTGCTCGTCGATATGACGATGGCCTCCCTGCGCCAGCTCGCTCGACGCGGCACCGCCGGAACGGTCGCGCCGATACGTCTCGAACTGACGCGGCGCCCCAGCGACGAGGCGCTCCTGCGTCGGCACTTCGATTGCCCGATCGTCTTCGGCGCCGCGATCGATGCCATGGCGTTCGACCGCGCAGCGCTCGACGTTCCGTTTCTCACCGCCGACGGCGGCGCCTTCGCACATGTGCTGGATGGCCTGGAACAGCGCGTCCGCGACGGAGAGGGCTTCCCCGCTGTCGTGGGCGAGATGCGCGTCGCCATCGCACGGCAATTGAGCGAGGGCGGCCAACCCAGCGTCGCAGCGGTGGCGGGTCGCCTCAAGATGAGCACCCGTACGCTTCAGCGCCGCCTCCACGGCCTCGGGACGAGCTTCCAGGAGCAACTCGCGGGGGTGAGGCGGACCACGGCAAACCGGCTGCTCGCCGCCACCGAACTCGATACGGTGGCCATTGCCATGCTGGTCGGCTTCGTCGAGCCCAATTCATTTGTTCGGGCCTTCCGCCGCTGGGAACGGACGACCCCGACGCGCTGGCGCGACCGACTGGCCGACGATCATCGTGTTTCCAAAGGGGCCTCTTCATGA
- a CDS encoding SDR family oxidoreductase, translated as MSPQRVLVTGGSGFIAGHCILQLLEQGHLVRSTIRSLAKEATARGFLEGAGMVHSDKLSFVAADLLHDEGWAEAAADIDVVLHVASPVQPGAVANEDDVIVPAREGTLRVLRAARDAGAKRVILTSAFHAVSWGHPHSDHVFTETDWTILDGPGVDAYGKSKTLAERAAWDFIAAEGRGLELTTMLPVAVMGPVVGKDVSGSNHIVRHMLDGAMPVVPNLFIPVVDVRDVASAHIMALTDPAAAGERFLLSNGRALALKEIGAIIRAALGDAAKRVPTRTMPDVLVRVAARFNAGMRPFVPDLGYAKRTSNDKARRVLGWTPRAPREAIVAAATSMIGTAR; from the coding sequence ATGAGTCCGCAGCGGGTTCTCGTTACCGGCGGCTCCGGCTTCATCGCCGGGCACTGCATCCTCCAACTTCTCGAGCAAGGCCATCTCGTCCGCTCCACCATCCGATCGCTGGCCAAGGAAGCGACGGCGCGCGGCTTCCTCGAGGGTGCAGGCATGGTCCATTCCGACAAGCTGAGCTTCGTCGCGGCCGATCTGCTGCACGACGAAGGCTGGGCGGAGGCCGCCGCCGACATCGATGTCGTCTTGCATGTCGCCTCCCCGGTTCAGCCCGGGGCGGTCGCGAACGAGGATGATGTGATCGTCCCCGCGCGCGAAGGCACGCTGCGCGTGCTGCGCGCCGCACGCGACGCGGGGGCAAAGCGCGTCATCCTCACCTCCGCATTCCACGCCGTGAGCTGGGGACATCCGCATAGCGACCATGTGTTCACCGAAACCGACTGGACGATCCTCGATGGCCCCGGCGTCGATGCCTATGGCAAGAGCAAGACGCTTGCCGAACGCGCGGCTTGGGACTTCATCGCCGCCGAGGGACGCGGGCTGGAACTGACCACGATGCTGCCGGTCGCCGTCATGGGACCGGTGGTGGGCAAGGACGTTTCCGGCTCGAACCACATCGTCCGGCATATGCTCGACGGTGCGATGCCCGTCGTCCCGAACCTCTTCATACCCGTGGTCGACGTCCGCGACGTGGCCAGCGCACACATCATGGCGCTGACCGATCCGGCTGCGGCAGGCGAGCGGTTCCTGCTCTCCAACGGCCGGGCGCTTGCCCTCAAGGAGATCGGCGCCATCATCAGGGCGGCGCTTGGCGATGCGGCGAAGCGGGTCCCGACGCGGACAATGCCCGACGTCCTGGTCCGCGTTGCCGCGCGCTTCAATGCCGGGATGCGTCCGTTCGTTCCCGACCTCGGCTACGCCAAGAGGACGTCCAACGACAAGGCGCGGCGCGTGCTCGGCTGGACCCCGCGCGCGCCCAGGGAGGCGATCGTCGCGGCGGCGACTTCGATGATCGGGACCGCTCGTTAG